The Candidatus Zixiibacteriota bacterium nucleotide sequence CAATGGACTGACTACCACCTATATTGACAGCGTGGGACTGGTACTTACTGATAATAACCAGAGAGGCTGTTTAAGAAGAACAGACGATAGCAGTTGCATAGCACAAATCTCTTCTACTGGCAATTTCCCTCCGGTGGTTGGAGATCTAAATCGGGATAACAAATTGGAGGTGGTGGTTTTATCAGGTGACGGGAAAATCTACGCCTGGGACTTAGCGGGTCATCTTTTGAGTGGATTCCCGGTTCTGGTTGGTGACATAAAATCAGCACCGGTTTTAGGGGATATTGATGGTGATGGTTATCTGGAAATCATCTTCTGCGGGGATAACGAAATTTATGCTTATAACTACAACGGGATTATTTCCACCAATTTCCCGGTGGTTCTGGATAGAGCCGGAACAGTGGGTCCGATCTATTCAGCCCCGATCCTGGGAGACCTGGATGGAGATGGTAAGGCGGAAATCCTGGTCGGGCTGGGTAACGGTCAGGTGGCTGCCTTTCACGGCGATGGTTCCAGGTTCACCAGCTTTCCCTTAGCTTTGAGCAGTAGCATCATTACCTCCGGCATCATCCTGAACGATTCCGTTCAGATGTCCGGCGGGAACATAATCTATATGAAAAGAGACCTTTTCTTCAAGACAGAAGATGGTCTGGTGTACGGCTTCTCGATGGATGTCAGAAATCGTGACGGACAGGAGAAGACTCCCTGGCTGATGTACGGTTATAATGCAGGGCATACCAATAGCGTGCCTTCAGATTTACTTCCAGTTGTTCCGGTATATGCGGACCTGATGCCGGATAAATCAGTTTATAATTACCCTAATCCGGCAAAGGATGAGACTACCATCAGATATTTTTTGAGCAGGGACGCTCAGGTTGATATAAAGATTTATGACCTTTCAGGAGATCTGGTAGCTCAGGCAAGCCAGTCCGGCAAAGCCAATACCGAGAATGAATATAAATGGGATTGCTCAAAATATGCCAGCGGCGTTTATCTCTGCCGGGTAGAGGCAAAATCTGATGGGGGAAAGAACGTGGCTTTTTGTAAAGTTGCGTTAATAAAATGAAATGTAGCGGAGGTCTTCAGACCTCCAACGTAGCGTCGGGCTTTATGCCCGACGTAAAAAAAATCGTCAGGGATAAACCCTGACGCTACGAAAACGAGCGAAATGTAGCGGAGGTCTTCAGACCTCCAGGGTTGTGGTGGGCACAAAGACGGAGAAAGATTGGAAGGCTGAAGCCTTCCGCTACACAAAAAAGAAAGTTCAATGGTTCAAAATCCGTAGCGCGACCCTTTCAGGGTCGCATTGCGAGGCTGAAAGCCTCGCGCTACATAAAAAATAAAAAAAAATCAAAGGTTCAAAAGTTCAATGATAAAAGAGAAACAAACAGCCAAAAGCGAAGAGCGAACAGCAAACAGCGAATATAAAGGAGGTAAGGTGAGTTATAAGAGATTCAAGATAACGGGGTTGGTGTTGATGGTTATGATTTTGTTCTTTTCCTGGGCAAAAGCTGAGACTTTAGTTACCAAAGAGGAAACTGCACCTTCCATTAATGGTTATTTCAACCAGATGAATTACCAGAGCTCTCAGCAGCTCTACAGTTTAACCCAGACTGATTCTGCTGGCATGCAAAAATTGAACATGGACGTGTACCAGTTCAAAAGCAAATCCACCAAAAGAGGTTTTCTCTATTCTCTGGTCGTTCCGGGTGCGGGTGAATTTTATGCCGGCTCAAAGATTAAAGCAGTCTTATTCTTTGGCTTGGAAGCAGGTTTCTGGACCGGATATTTTAGCTATCACAAGAAAGGAAAAAATAAGGAGAAAGAATTCCTGAATTTTGCAGATGCGCACTGGAATATAGAAGCTTACAGTGACTCCCTGGTCAGCTATTATGGACTAAAGTATGATACCTTTCCGGGATTTGAACACATAGTAGTAGATACACCTGGCGTATATTTCCATAGCGAGGGTGACTCAATTGTACTAAGCCACTCGCTTCATCCAGTGGCAGGTCAGCCGGTTGACAGAAACCAGCAGTATTATGAAGAGGTTGGAAAGTATGACCAGTTCCGTTTTGGCTGGGACGATTTCACCGGAGCTTTGTCAACTTTTAACCGGGACATGTATCTGAATATGAGGCATGATTCTAACTCTCTGCTTGACAAAGCTAATCGTTTTGTTATGTTTTCTTTAGCGAATCATCTGCTTTCGGCTTTTGATGCGGCTATCGCGGTCCGTCATTACAACCGAAAAGGAGAAAAGTTCTCGCAGATAGATATGAAAATCAGGCTGACTGAATACAACGGGGATGAGATTATACCCAAATTTTCGGTGAGCACTAAATTTTAAACCAAAAAATGAGGATGATTAAAAGACTTTTTAGGAATATCTGGATCTTTGCTCTTCTCTTTAACCTGGCTCTGGTTACTTCGAGTTCGGGTCAGGAGAAGGAAAACGCAGAGACAGGACACAGCTCTGTCCTGGTTCCTCCAAAACCGATTTTTACGCCTCAATCCTCAATAATCCTGGATGGACAGAAATTAAAGCAGAACAGGCAAATAAATCCTTCGTTCGAAGATGAATTCCAGAAGCCGAGTGGAAGAAAATCGACTACCAAGGCGATGCTTCTGTCTCTGCTGTTGCCCGGCGCAGGTGAACTCTATGCTGGAAACAAAACTGGCTCGCAGATATTCCTGGGGTTGGAAGGGTCTATCTGGGCTGGCTTTTTCGCCTTCAGAACGTACGGTTCCTGGAAGAAAAACGATTATAAGGGTTATGCCGCTTTGCACGCCGGTGTGAATTTGGATAGTAAAACGGATGATTACTTTGAGAATATAACCTATTACGATACCCGGGATCAGTATAATCAATTTGCCAGGTTATATCACGGGGCTGATGCTACGATCTACCCGGAAAACGATTTCTGGAACTGGAACTGGAATTCTCAGGATTCCAAAGGTCGTTTCCGTGATCTGCGCAACCAGAGCAAAACAGCATACCGAAGGGCATTATTTATGGTAGGCTTAGCTGCTGTCAACCGTATAGTCAGCGTGCTGGATGCAGCCAGAAGCGTGAAGAAGTTCAACCGCAAGCTGAGCTCGGAATTCTCCTCGATTAATCCCACGGACCTAAGATTCAGTCTGGATGCCAATCCTTTCAGCAAAAATCCTCATTATTACTTCAAAGTAAAGAAAAGGTTTTAACATTTTCTCTGAAACAATCCGCAAGACCCTGACATGGGCTCACCGGAGCGGAAAATGAAAAGAATGACTTTGAAAAGTTTCCTTCAAGGGTTCTCGCTTTTCGTCTTCTTGGTCCTAATGGGTGGCTGTGCCTCAGCTCCCTCCTGGCAGGGAGATGGTGGAGGAACATCGCGACCCGCTCTTACGCAAGTAGTCCCAGTGAAGATCATAGGCGAAGAAGAGTCAGGTTCAGCCCGGCTCAACCGACCCACGGGAATAGCTATTGATCAGGTTGGGAACCTTTACATTGTCGACTCCGGGAATAATCGGATAGTCAAGTGCAGCCAGAGAGGCGAGTTCTCAAAAGAGACCGGCGGGTTTGGGTGGGATAACGGGGAGTTCAACCTGCCCGGCTATGTCAATCTGGACAACGGGCTATCCCTTTACATCACCGACACCCAGAATAGGAGAATTCAGAGATTTGACAACTTCCTGAATTTTATCCAACTGGTCGGTTCCACCATTAAAGAACAACCATTTGCCAATAGCCAGCTTGAGGGCGTGGCAGTCTCCAGAAACGGTGAGGTCTACATAGCCGATTCTGGAAACGACTGTGTCTGGAAGCTGAATAACCAGTTCAACTCCGCGGAGAAATTGGGCGGGTTTGAGTCAGGCACTGGAGCATTGGTCGATCCTAAGGGTTTAGCTATAGATGACAGAGGGTATCTCTATGTGGCTGATTCCGGCAATGATCGGATAGCGGTATTTGACCTGTTCGGGAATTTTGCCAGATCCCTTGGAAAAGGAGATCTTAACAGACCCTCTGGAGTGGATGTTTCGAGCAACGGAGTAGTCTACGTCGCAAATACTTATGAAGATGATATAGTGGCATTAGATGGAAACGGAATGCTGCTTTTTAAGTTCGGTAAAACCGGTGACAGGGAAGGTGAGTTCTCCAGACCTACGGATTTGAAGGTCTATGAAGGAAGAACCATTTACGTGGTCGATTCCGGCAATAACCGGGTTCAACAATTAGAGTTGGTAGAATAAGAGATTTTTTTCGTAGCGCGACCCTTTCAGTGCCGCAGAAAAACGTAGAGACAGAGGGAAGATTGAAAAACTTTTCCCTAACCCTGTCCTCAAAAAGGAGAGGGAATATATTACCCTCCCCTATAGGGGAGGGAAGGGAGGGGTCAACGAAATGTTGTCGTCGTCTCAGAACGATAAGGGCATAAAGGTGCTCGTCGGGTCTCCTGACCCGACGAAAAGATCAAGATGAAATGCGTTTTAAGAAAAAAATCCGTTTTATTTCTTATTCCTCTGCTGATCTTGCTCTGGTCCTCAAGCCTTCAAAGCCAGACCATAGGCACAAAAACAGAACTCACCTTAAAAGGGGATGGATCATCTGGCCCCTATGTTATTTCCCAAAAATATATTCTCACCCATACTGAAAAAGTTCAAAAAGACACTCTGCTTTTGGAAAAAGACAAAGATTACCTTATCGATTATAATAAAGGGCTTCTCTGGCTCACCCGGCCTTTGGGCAAAGATGACTCTCTGCGCCTGAGCTTTGAAGAGTTTTCATCCGGTATCAAGAAAAGGTATTTTCACCGGGAGCTTTCTTTTTCCCAGGAGGCTTTCTCTTTGAATTCCTCAGCTTTGAACAATTCGACTTCTAATTCTTCAAATGTGAACCTGTCCACAAAAGAGGTCTCCAGCATTTTCACCAGTCCCTTGTCTCAGATATCCGGTGACAAACCATTTTCATCTAACCTTCAGATTTCAGGAAGCAAAAGTTTCTCCTTTGACCTGGGTAACGTCGAGTCTTTTTCTCTGTCCCAGGGTCTGAACCTTACACTTTCAGGCAATTTGACCAAAGAGGTTAAAGTCTTAGCCCTGATTTCTGACCAGGGAAGAGGAGGGACCCCGGATGGCACTACCAAGAGATTGGAAGAGTTAGATAAGGTCTTGATGCAGGTCAACTCTCCTAATTTCAATGGCTATTTGGGAGACCAGTATCTTTCCTTTGACGGGAATCTTTCAGGGAGATATGATAAGAAATTGGAAGGGATATCTGCTGAGGGTAAATTCAATGAAAACAGCATTTCTGCCTCCTATGCTTCTTCCAAAGGTAAATATTATCTTAACAGCTTCACGGGAGTGGAGGGTAAGCAGGGTCCATATTACCTGAAAGGTGAAAATGGACAGAGAGGAATACAGATACTTCCAGGCACAGAGAAGGTCTATCTGGACGGAAACCTTCTTTCCAGAGGCTCGGAAAACGATTACACTATAGATTATTCCAGAGGAGTGCTCAACTTCTCATCTTCCCGTCTGGTCACGAGCGATTCCAGGATAAAAGTCGAGTTTGAATATTCTGACCAGAGTTATGAAAGAAGTTTCTATGACACCAGAGGGGAGTGGAGATTTTTGGACGGGAAAATGAAGCTCAAGGGGCTTTTCATAAACGAAAGGGATGACAAAAACAACCCTTTATCTTATGCTTTTTCATCTCAGGATAAGGAGATACTGAAAAATTCAGGCGAGGACCAAACCAAAGCTCTCAAAGATGGTGCTCAGTTTGTCGGCTCAGGCAAGGGAGATTATAACCTTTTGACTGATTCCGCAGGCAGTTCATATTACCAGTATGCAGGAAAGGATAGCAGTTCTTATCAGGTCAACTTCAGCTGGGTAGGTAGTTCACAAGGGAGCTACATCTATACCGGGGCAGGAATATTCAAATACGTCTCTTTAGGAAAAGGCGACTACCTGCCAGTGGTATTTTTGCCCTTGCCTTCGAGCCATTCGGTGGTCGATCTCGATATGGGTCTGGATATTCTTCCAGGACTATCTTCGGAGATAGGCTGGGGGCTGAGCAAAAAAGACTTGAATTTATTCTCCTCAACAGGTAACGCGGATAACTCCGGTAATGCCTTCCTCTTCAAAACAGGATTTGAAAAACAGAACTTAGAGCTGTTTGGTCATAACCTGTCTAAATTGAAGTTTGAAGGTTTATATAGAAATCTGGGGGAGAATTTCTCTCCTTTTGGCAGGACGGATGAGATAGAAAAAGACCGGGTCTGGGGTCTTTTTGACGACTCCCAAAAAGGGACAGAGAAGGTTATGAGATTCAAGTCATTTTTTGCACCGGTTGAGAACCTGTCTCTGAATATGGATTTGGGGTCTCTGAATAAAGGAGATTTTTTCCAGTCGAAACGTAACGGTTTCGGCATTACCCTTCGGCCTTTCAAGAGCGTTGAGGCTAAAGCTTCATCCGAGGATATCAAAAGCTCACAAAAAGGAGTTGCGTCAACCCAGGCAGGAGCCTGGCAGAGAAGGAATCTCTCTCTGGCTCATCATTGGAAAAAGCTTTCCACCCAGTTATCCTGGAATGCGGAAAAACAGGAGCTTGATACTGCGGGTTCACTCTTGCCGAACAGAAAATATGATGAGCTAACCGGAAGCATAAGGCTGGAATCCGGTAGTTTATGGAGCTTATCTTCTCAGCTTATCTATCACGATGAAGAAAGAAAAAAAGTTTTCTGGGAACGTGAGTATACTTCTTATACCTGGCAGAATCAAGTATCCTTGAGAAACTATAAGGAGGTTTTATCAACTGATTTAGAGTATATCTACCGGGCAAGGAATATCAAGACCGGAATGAAGGAGAGGGGGAATGTTGGAGCGCTAAAGTTGGATTATAATCCGAAGAGCCAGGTTCTGGTTCTGAACCTGTATTATTCAGTTAATCAATTGGGTGCGGA carries:
- a CDS encoding NHL repeat-containing protein; the protein is MKRMTLKSFLQGFSLFVFLVLMGGCASAPSWQGDGGGTSRPALTQVVPVKIIGEEESGSARLNRPTGIAIDQVGNLYIVDSGNNRIVKCSQRGEFSKETGGFGWDNGEFNLPGYVNLDNGLSLYITDTQNRRIQRFDNFLNFIQLVGSTIKEQPFANSQLEGVAVSRNGEVYIADSGNDCVWKLNNQFNSAEKLGGFESGTGALVDPKGLAIDDRGYLYVADSGNDRIAVFDLFGNFARSLGKGDLNRPSGVDVSSNGVVYVANTYEDDIVALDGNGMLLFKFGKTGDREGEFSRPTDLKVYEGRTIYVVDSGNNRVQQLELVE